From a region of the uncultured Draconibacterium sp. genome:
- a CDS encoding head GIN domain-containing protein: MKRALENQNEKKTYCSEFNRIPMKLNILNEVKTKVFLATILALGVLFTSCVKDHFEVIPSDKVTTTDFSASGISQLAVSDIFHVYVRFSETEESVRIEANENLHSFIEVNQTGDRLSVGLEKDTNISGTPVLNVYVTTASLSEVHSEGAASVEFYDALLNDQFQVELIGASYFKGSLETGIVNAYIEGASKMEIDGSCTTFQIDAIGASEMTGFDFVSDNLNADLDGGSEISLSVQQKLDVTARGASKVYYKGNGVIENQDLKDASEIINVN, encoded by the coding sequence ATGAAACGAGCATTAGAAAATCAAAATGAGAAAAAGACTTATTGTAGCGAGTTCAACCGAATTCCAATGAAATTAAACATTCTTAATGAGGTTAAAACAAAAGTATTTTTAGCAACAATTCTAGCATTGGGAGTTTTATTCACTTCTTGTGTAAAGGATCACTTCGAAGTAATTCCATCGGATAAAGTCACCACTACCGATTTTTCCGCATCAGGCATTAGCCAGTTAGCCGTTTCCGACATCTTCCACGTGTATGTTCGCTTCTCGGAAACAGAGGAATCGGTTCGGATTGAGGCAAACGAAAATTTACATTCATTTATCGAAGTAAATCAAACGGGCGACCGTTTATCGGTTGGATTAGAGAAAGACACCAACATCAGTGGGACCCCGGTTTTAAACGTTTATGTTACAACCGCTTCTCTTTCAGAAGTTCATTCAGAGGGTGCTGCATCTGTCGAATTCTACGATGCCCTTCTTAACGATCAGTTTCAAGTTGAATTGATTGGTGCCAGCTATTTTAAAGGATCGCTTGAAACCGGAATAGTAAACGCATACATTGAGGGTGCCTCAAAAATGGAAATCGATGGCTCATGCACCACCTTTCAAATTGATGCGATAGGAGCATCCGAAATGACTGGATTTGACTTTGTAAGCGACAACCTGAATGCCGATCTGGACGGGGGCTCTGAAATCTCATTAAGCGTTCAGCAAAAACTGGATGTTACCGCGAGGGGTGCTTCAAAAGTTTATTACAAAGGGAACGGCGTTATCGAAAATCAGGATCTGAAAGACGCATCCGAAATCATCAACGTGAACTAG